From one Triticum aestivum cultivar Chinese Spring chromosome 4B, IWGSC CS RefSeq v2.1, whole genome shotgun sequence genomic stretch:
- the LOC123089804 gene encoding obtusifoliol 14-alpha demethylase-like translates to MDMTSSAVWFAIALLFLSVVVTKIVSGRLITSDRRRLPPVVNGLAMLVLVPIFIRNGRQATIQYLHTKFGSVFTISLFGLKLTFLIGPEVADHFFQGLDSEISYGKIYEFTVPMFGQAVGYGIDSTTQNEQMRFSSDSMTPLNLRRKVEPMLQEVKDYFSQWGEDGIVDLKHELKHLLMLISSRALLGREVREEVFMEFCQLFSDIQGSANMINLLFPYVPILTNRQRDRARIKLIEILSEIVRSRKLSGPVGDGDMLQKFMDSRYRDGRSTTEEEIAGLCIAIFFAANHTCSHAITWTAAYLLSHEDCLTTVVEEQKNIIRENKDRIDYNILSHMHFLHRCIKEALRMHPPVPVFLRKAHMPFTVRTKQGDQYDIPKDHILASPTILNHNMSYIYKNPQQYDPDRFGPERKEDKIGGKFSYTSFGAGRHACFGEAYAYMKFKMIWSYMLRNFEVKLLSSFPIEDSRKFVPEPQGKMMVSYKRLR, encoded by the exons ATGGACATGACAAGTAGCGCGGTCTGGTTTGCCATAGCTCTTTTGTTCCTCAGTGTCGTGGTCACAAAGATTGTGTCAGGAAGACTAATTACATCTGATCGAAGACGCCTTCCACCCGTTGTTAATGGCCTTGCTATGCTAGTACTAGTACCAATTTTCATCAGAAACGGTCGACAAGCTACAATCCAATACCTGCATACCAAGTTTGGTAGTGTATTCACAATAAGTTTGTTTGGACTAAAGCTAACCTTCTTGATCGGGCCAGAAGTTGCAGATCATTTCTTTCAAGGGTTGGACTCAGAAATTAGCTATGGTAAAATCTATGAGTTCACTGTGCCAATGTTTGGCCAAGCAGTTGGTTATGGTATAGATAGCACCACTCAGAATGAGCAGATGCGGTTCTCTAGTGATTCAATGACGCCACTGAATTTGAGGAGGAAAGTTGAACCAATGCTTCAAGAAGTAAAG GACTACTTTTCACAATGGGGAGAAGATGGCATAGTTGATTTGAAACATGAACTGAAGCACTTGCTCATGCTGATTTCGAGCCGTGCCCTGCTTGGGAGGGAGGTTCGGGAGGAAGTGTTCATGGAATTCTGTCAGCTATTTTCTGATATTCAAGGAAGCGCAAATATGATCAATTTATTATTTCCTTATGTTCCAATTCTGACAAACCGCCAACGTGATAGAGCACGCATAAAACTCATAGAAATACTCTCTGAAATTGTGAGGTCACGGAAGTTGTCTGGCCCAGTGGGGGATGGTGATATGCTACAGAAATTTATGGATTCCAGGTATAGAGATGGCCGCTCCACCACTGAAGAAGAGATCGCGGGGCTTTGTATTGCCATTTTCTTTGCTGCAAATCACACTTGCTCCCACGCCATTACCTGGACCGCTGCTTATCTGCTGAGCCATGAAGACTGTTTAACAACTGTTGTTGAGGAGCAAAAGAATATCATTAGGGAAAACAAGGACCGCATAGACTATAACATCTTGTCACATATGCATTTTCTTCATAGGTGCATCAAAGAGGCACTACGGATGCACCCCCCAGTACCAGTATTTCTTCGCAAGGCACATATGCCCTTCACAGTGCGGACCAAGCAAGGCGACCAATATGACATCCCAAAAGATCACATCCTCGCAAGCCCTACCATACTCAACCATAATATGTCTTATATTTATAAGAACCCTCAGCAGTATGACCCGGACCGGTTTGGCCCGGAAAGAAAGGAGGACAAAATTGGTGGTAAATTTTCATACACATCATTTGGTGCTGGAAGGCATGCTTGCTTTGGCGAGGCCTATGCTTATATGAAGTTTAAGATGATATGGAGCTACATGCTAAGGAATTTTGAAGTAAAACTACTCTCTTCGTTCCCCATAGAAGACTCCCGCAAGTTTGTCCCAGAACCTCAAGGAAAAATGATGGTTAGTTACAAGAGGCTTCGATAA
- the LOC123090419 gene encoding desmethyl-deoxy-podophyllotoxin synthase-like, producing MAAPALYYLLLVPLLAIVPFLCLIHCYSWRRTVAPSRLPPSPWALPVIGHLHHLIGALPHRGMRDLAQRHGPLLLLRLGGLPVVIASSAMAAREVMKTCDMDLATRPVSRMIRIAIPEGAEGVVFAPYGDTWRLMRKICNVELLSAPRVQSFWPLRDDEVGRLLRAVALAASAQQKQTVNLSKLVAAYAADFSARAIIGSRFKERDSFLAMLARGIKLFAKIGLPDLYPCSWLAMVVSRIPGQMKKHKEDADAFLNSIIDEHQQNYRVCGGDKEEDMLDVLLRLQREGGLLRHPLSTDRIKTIMGDMFAGGSDTAATTLQWIMAELMRNPRLMHKAQEEIRRELAGQHKVTEKGLRNLNYMHLVIKEALRLHPPLPLLLPRECQKNCKLLGYHIPKGTMVLVNAWAINRDPRHWDAPEDFIPERFERSNIDFKGTNFEYTPFGAGRRMCPGMAFGLVNIEFALAGLLYHFDWELPHDTQAGKLDMAEEMGVTVRRRQDLLLVPTIRVPLPIDYQ from the exons ATGGCGGCGCCGGCGTTATACTACCTGCTGCTGGTTCCCTTACTGGCAATCGTTCCCTTTTTATGCCTGATCCATTGCTATAGTTGGCGGCGGACTGTTGCACCAAGCCGTCTGCCTCCATCTCCATGGGCGCTACCGGTGATCGGCCACCTCCACCACCTCATTGGTGCTCTCCCGCACCGCGGCATGCGGGACCTCGCGCAGCGCCATGGCCCGCTCCTGCTGCTCCGCCTCGGTGGGCTCCCTGTAGTCATCGCCTCCTCGGCAATGGCGGCGCGCGAGGTGATGAAGACGTGCGACATGGACCTGGCCACCCGCCCGGTGAGCCGCATGATCCGCATTGCCATCCCCGAGGGTGCCGAGGGGGTCGTCTTCGCGCCTTACGGTGACACATGGAGGCTGATGCGCAAGATCTGCAACGTCGAGCTGCTGAGCGCTCCCCGTGTCCAGTCGTTCTGGCCCCTGCGCGACGACGAGGTTGGCCGGCTGCTCCGGGCGGTGGCACTGGCAGCTTCGGCGCAGCAGAAGCAGACGGTGAACCTAAGTAAGCTTGTCGCGGCGTACGCCGCCGACTTCTCCGCGCGCGCAATCATCGGCAGCCGTTTTAAGGAACGGGACTCGTTCCTGGCGATGCTGGCGCGCGGGATCAAGCTATTTGCCAAGATAGGTTTGCCGGACCTCTATCCTTGTTCTTGGCTCGCCATGGTCGTCAGCCGGATACCAGGCCAGATGAAGAAGCACAAAGAGGATGCAGATGCCTTCCTAAACTCCATTATCGACGAGCACCAGCAGAACTACAGAGTTTGTGGTGGTGATAAGGAGGAGGACATGCTGGACGTGCTCTTGAGGTTGCAGAGAGAGGGTGGCCTGCTGCGGCACCCTCTTTCTACTGACCGTATCAAGACAATCATGGGC GATATGTTTGCCGGGGGGAGCGATACCGCTGCAACAACACTGCAATGGATCATGGCCGAGCTCATGAGGAACCCCAGACTGATGCATAAGGCCCAAGAAGAGATCAGACGAGAATTGGCTGGACAGCACAAGGTGACAGAGAAGGGCCTAAGAAATCTCAACTACATGCACCTGGTCATCAAGGAGGCGCTTCGACTGCACCCTCCGCTGCCCCTACTGCTGCCGCGAGAGTGCCAGAAAAACTGCAAGCTCCTAGGCTACCACATACCCAAGGGCACAATGGTGCTCGTGAATGCATGGGCCATAAACAGGGACCCCCGCCACTGGGACGCACCCGAGGATTTCATTCCGGAGAGGTTTGAACGTAGCAACATTGACTTCAAAGGGACCAACTTTGAGTACACGCCATTTGGGGCAGGGCGGCGGATGTGCCCGGGTATGGCCTTTGGTCTGGTGAACATAGAGTTCGCGCTCGCTGGGCTGCTCTACCACTTCGACTGGGAGCTGCCACACGACACACAGGCCGGGAAGCTGGACATGGCAGAAGAAATGGGCGTCACTGTGCGCCGTCGTCAAGACCTTTTGCTTGTTCCGACCATCCGAGTGCCTTTGCCAATAGACTACCAGTAA